In Oryza brachyantha chromosome 1, ObraRS2, whole genome shotgun sequence, the following are encoded in one genomic region:
- the LOC102717490 gene encoding calreticulin-3-like: MGSRGGGRERLLLRLLALSSLLLVAAGEVIFEERFEDGWESRWVKSDWKRSEGKAGTFKHTAGRYSGDPDDKGIQTTLDARHFAISAKIPEFSNKGRTLVLQYSIKFEQDIECGGGYIKLMSGYVNQKKFSGDTPYSLMFGPDICGTQTKKLHLILSYQGQNYPIKKDLQCETDKLTHVYTFILRPDASYSILVDNRERESGSMYTDWDILPPRKIKDVHAKKPKDWDDREYIEDPDAVKPEGYDSIPKEIPDPKDKKPITWDDDDDGIWKPRMIPNPEYKGLWKRKKIKNPNYKGKWKIPWIDNPEFEDDPDLYVLKPLKYIGIEVWQVKAGSVFDNILICDDPEYARKAAEETWGANREAEKEAFEEAEKERKAREDKEAERAREEGERRRRERGDRHRGRDYKDRYKKRYRDHWDDDYHDEL; encoded by the exons ATGGGtagtcgcggcggcggccgcgagcGGCTCTTGCTACGACTCCTCGCCCTCTCGTCgctgctcctcgtcgccgccggggaggtCATCTTCGAGGAGCGCTTCGAAG ATGGTTGGGAGTCCCGCTGGGTGAAGTCTGATTGGAAAAGGAGTGAAGGGAAAGCTGGAACGTTCAAACACACGGCAGGAAGATACTCTGGAGATCCTGATGACAAAG GTATACAAACAACGTTGGATGCTAGGCATTTTGCTATCTCAGCCAAGATCCCAGAATTCAGCAACAAGGGTCGTACATTGGTACTCCAGTATTCCATAAAGTTTGAGCAGGACATTGAATGTGGTGGTGGATATATTAAGCTCATGTCTGGCTATGTCAACCAGAAGAAATTTAGTGGCGACACTCCATACAG CTTAATGTTTGGACCAGATATATGTGGAACTCAAACAAAGAAGCTCCATCTCATACTTTCATATCAAGGGCAGAACTACCCTATCAAGAAAGATCTACAATGTGAAACAGACAAGTTGACGCACGTTTACACATTCATACTTAGGCCTGATGCATCCTATAGCATACTTGTTGATAACCGCGAAAGAGAATCTGGGAGCATGTACACTGACTGGGACATCCTTCCTCCTCGTAAGATCAAGGATGTTCATGCCAAAAAG CCTAAGGATTGGGATGACAGAGAATATATTGAGGATCCAGATGCAGTTAAACCAGAG GGCTATGATTCTATTCCAAAGGAGATTCCTGATCCAAAAGACAAAAAG CCTATCACAtgggatgatgatgatgatggcatATGGAAGCCTAGAATGATTCCAAATCCTGAATACAAGGGACTGTGGAAGCGCAAG AAAATCAAGAATCCTAACTACAAGGGTAAATGGAAGATCCCATGGATTGATAATCCAG AGTTTGAGGATGATCCAGATTTATATGTGCTGAAACCCTTGAAATATATTGGAATTGAAGTTTGGCAG GTAAAAGCTGGTTCTGTTTTTGACAACATCCTCATTTGTGATGATCCGGAGTATGCGAGAAAGGCTGCTGAGGAAACATGGGGTGCAAATAGGGAG GCCGAGAAAGAGGCTTTTGAAGAAGCTGAGAAGGAGAGGAAAGCTAGAGAGGATAAG GAAGCTGAACGAGcaagagaggaaggagagcgtcgcaggagagagaggggtgatCGGCACCGTGGCAGGGATTACAAGGACAGATACAAAAAA CGTTACAGGGATCACTGGGATGATGACTACCAT GATGAACTTTGA